Proteins from a single region of Alphaproteobacteria bacterium LSUCC0719:
- a CDS encoding SDR family oxidoreductase has protein sequence MGSLTGKTAFVSGGTRGIGLAIAARLAREGADIMVAGSSEANCVAATKVIAAQSDGRVEAHAADLRTLEGCQAVFDAHSRAFGACDILVHSAGATRGGVFPDQDDADFIDGFALKFHAGVRLSRLFWPLLAAAHGNVVMIVGGASRTPDAKFMVGGAVNAALANFSKALAGQGLQDDVNVNWINPGQTETERLQQLLATRARDENCSIDDVRAERMRAEGIRRLGQPDDTAALVAFLCGDEARHIHGAGIAVDGGATKGFF, from the coding sequence ATGGGTTCACTGACAGGTAAGACAGCCTTTGTGTCCGGCGGAACGCGGGGTATCGGGCTTGCCATCGCCGCGCGTTTGGCGCGTGAGGGTGCGGATATAATGGTCGCCGGTAGCAGCGAGGCGAATTGCGTGGCGGCGACCAAGGTCATCGCCGCGCAGTCGGACGGCCGGGTCGAGGCGCATGCCGCCGACTTGCGAACGCTTGAAGGGTGTCAGGCGGTGTTTGACGCGCACAGCCGGGCCTTTGGTGCCTGTGATATCCTTGTTCATAGTGCCGGCGCGACCAGGGGCGGTGTGTTCCCGGACCAGGATGATGCCGATTTCATTGACGGTTTTGCACTGAAATTCCATGCCGGGGTAAGGCTTTCGCGCCTATTCTGGCCGTTGCTCGCCGCCGCGCATGGGAATGTGGTGATGATCGTTGGCGGGGCGTCGCGCACCCCCGACGCCAAATTCATGGTCGGTGGCGCGGTCAATGCGGCGTTGGCGAATTTCAGCAAGGCGCTTGCCGGGCAGGGTCTTCAGGATGATGTGAATGTGAACTGGATAAATCCAGGCCAGACCGAGACCGAACGCCTGCAGCAGCTTCTCGCAACACGGGCGCGGGACGAGAATTGTAGCATTGACGATGTCCGGGCCGAACGTATGCGGGCTGAAGGCATTCGCCGGCTTGGCCAGCCCGATGACACGGCAGCGCTTGTTGCATTCCTGTGTGGTGACGAGGCGCGCCATATCCATGGCGCCGGTATTGCTGTCGATGGCGGCGCTACAAAGGGGTTTTTCTGA
- a CDS encoding ABC transporter ATP-binding protein, with translation MLEVKGVHAGYGNLKILRGINMNVPTGGIVTLLGGNGTGKSTLLKAISGLIPLMEGDVVFDGVNISKMKPHERMRLGLVQVTQAKEAYPAMTVEENLVLGAYTRKDREGTKADLEKVYDFFPVLRERRKQLSGTLSGGEVQMLVIGRGLMASPKMLMLDEPSAALAPKVVLEIFANINRIAKSGVTILVVEQNVRMALILAQYGYIIRDGVIMMQGEADKLISDPAVKESFLGGSVADTTKALRN, from the coding sequence GTGCTTGAAGTTAAAGGTGTCCATGCAGGCTATGGCAATCTGAAGATCCTGCGCGGCATAAACATGAATGTGCCGACGGGCGGTATCGTTACCCTTCTTGGAGGCAACGGCACCGGTAAGTCCACGTTGCTCAAAGCCATTTCAGGATTGATTCCCCTGATGGAAGGCGATGTTGTCTTTGACGGTGTGAATATCTCGAAAATGAAGCCTCACGAGCGCATGCGCCTCGGCCTTGTTCAGGTGACACAGGCCAAGGAAGCCTATCCGGCAATGACGGTAGAGGAAAATCTCGTGCTTGGTGCCTATACTCGCAAAGACCGCGAAGGTACCAAGGCCGACCTTGAAAAGGTGTATGATTTCTTTCCGGTGCTTCGGGAGCGGCGCAAACAATTGTCCGGCACGCTGTCCGGCGGCGAGGTACAGATGCTGGTCATTGGCCGTGGCCTGATGGCGTCGCCGAAAATGCTGATGCTTGACGAGCCAAGCGCCGCGCTGGCTCCGAAAGTGGTTCTGGAAATTTTTGCCAATATCAACCGGATCGCAAAATCCGGCGTGACGATCCTGGTCGTCGAGCAGAATGTGCGGATGGCACTGATCCTGGCCCAGTACGGCTATATCATCCGGGACGGTGTGATCATGATGCAGGGTGAGGCCGACAAACTGATCAGCGATCCGGCGGTCAAGGAATCGTTC
- a CDS encoding ketopantoate reductase family protein, protein MTKDIRHVAVVGAGGMGALFGAILSEGGLEVTLVDTDREHMAAIREKGLYISGLGGDRHLMLATAHDATQVEQADIVLVQCKGTATREVALAMTHLADAGAVFISFQNGLGNEDILAEILGPENVFGGLTSMAGARTGPGQIHDFDRVPSYIGEWSGGMSPRAEAIAATFTAAGLETYASADIRTEIWKKLLGNMTMSAVSGVTNLTSAEILRLDPLRKVCFTALDEAISIAHSQNIDLDRDAVVKGLELMTAPGGTGDNKSSLCLDVLARRPSEIEFIYGTPLQLADAAGLAVPTLRSLYGLVKGIETHYVGVPDHKGA, encoded by the coding sequence ATGACCAAGGATATTCGTCATGTGGCCGTTGTCGGCGCCGGTGGCATGGGCGCCCTGTTTGGTGCCATCCTTTCCGAAGGTGGTCTGGAGGTAACGCTTGTCGATACCGACCGCGAGCATATGGCCGCCATTCGTGAGAAAGGACTGTATATTTCCGGCCTTGGCGGTGACAGGCACCTGATGCTTGCGACAGCGCATGACGCCACACAGGTCGAACAGGCCGATATCGTGCTGGTGCAGTGCAAGGGAACAGCGACCCGCGAGGTGGCACTCGCGATGACGCATCTTGCCGATGCCGGCGCCGTGTTCATCAGTTTCCAGAACGGTCTTGGAAACGAGGATATCCTCGCCGAAATCCTTGGGCCGGAGAATGTTTTTGGCGGGTTGACCTCGATGGCCGGTGCCCGCACCGGTCCCGGGCAGATACATGACTTCGACCGGGTGCCGTCCTATATCGGTGAATGGAGTGGTGGGATGTCGCCGCGGGCCGAGGCCATCGCCGCCACCTTCACTGCAGCCGGGCTGGAGACATATGCAAGCGCCGATATCAGGACCGAGATCTGGAAAAAACTTCTCGGTAACATGACCATGAGTGCTGTTTCCGGCGTGACCAATCTGACCAGTGCCGAAATCCTGCGGCTGGATCCGCTGCGAAAGGTGTGCTTCACCGCGCTCGACGAGGCGATCTCGATTGCGCATTCGCAGAATATCGACCTTGATCGGGACGCTGTGGTAAAGGGTCTCGAACTGATGACCGCACCGGGGGGCACCGGTGACAACAAATCCTCGCTTTGTCTCGATGTTCTGGCACGCCGACCGAGCGAGATCGAGTTCATCTATGGCACACCGTTGCAGCTTGCCGACGCCGCCGGTCTTGCCGTCCCGACATTGCGTAGCCTTTATGGGCTGGTGAAGGGTATCGAAACACATTATGTCGGTGTGCCCGACCACAAGGGAGCGTGA
- a CDS encoding acyl-CoA dehydrogenase family protein, whose amino-acid sequence MDFSPSEEQRLLVATIRSFVDDELRPLEAQIEQTGYLADDLAAEIRAKSQALGLYAVNIPTEYGGGGLSVLDWMIAEEQFGRTSDILIRRAFGNVYEILLEGTDAQIETYLLPAVRGERTFSVAFTEPEAGSDAAAITTRAVRKGDVWVLNGAKHFISDGLYSDFFIVTAVTDPNAGARGISTFILDKGCPGFTIGRDQPMMGLRGTSHVEMRFENVELDEGCLLGQEGQGLKLALATLGRVRLAQVAARAVGKASMILDGCLDYARNRRQFGSAIGEFQMIQQMLADSAMEINACRLALWQTASRIDAGDEARGAISMLKVQASEMLGRVVDRAVQIYGGAGYCRDLPIERYYRDARIARIYDGTSEIHRMVMARQMMKGDVGLFDIYEQAR is encoded by the coding sequence ATGGATTTTTCACCCTCCGAGGAACAGCGCCTGCTTGTCGCCACCATCCGTTCCTTTGTCGATGACGAGCTGCGCCCGCTGGAGGCGCAAATCGAGCAGACAGGTTACCTTGCCGATGACCTGGCTGCCGAGATCCGGGCGAAGTCACAGGCGCTCGGGCTTTATGCAGTGAATATCCCGACCGAATATGGTGGTGGCGGTCTGTCGGTTCTCGACTGGATGATCGCCGAGGAGCAGTTCGGTCGCACCAGCGATATCCTGATTCGCCGCGCTTTCGGCAATGTTTATGAAATCCTTCTGGAAGGCACCGACGCGCAGATCGAGACATATCTGCTGCCGGCAGTTCGTGGCGAGCGAACCTTTTCTGTGGCCTTCACCGAGCCCGAGGCCGGGTCCGATGCCGCCGCCATCACAACAAGAGCGGTACGAAAGGGCGATGTCTGGGTGCTGAACGGAGCCAAGCATTTCATTTCGGACGGCCTTTATTCCGACTTCTTTATCGTCACCGCGGTAACGGACCCGAATGCCGGTGCGCGTGGTATTTCCACCTTCATTCTTGACAAGGGGTGTCCCGGATTCACCATCGGACGTGATCAGCCGATGATGGGGTTGCGGGGCACGTCGCATGTTGAAATGCGATTCGAGAATGTAGAGCTTGATGAAGGCTGTCTCCTTGGCCAGGAGGGGCAGGGTCTGAAGCTGGCGTTGGCCACCCTGGGTCGAGTGCGGCTGGCACAGGTGGCAGCGCGGGCCGTCGGCAAGGCCAGCATGATCCTTGATGGCTGCCTCGACTATGCCAGGAACAGGCGGCAATTCGGATCAGCCATTGGCGAATTCCAGATGATCCAGCAGATGCTTGCCGACTCGGCGATGGAGATCAACGCCTGCCGGCTGGCCCTGTGGCAGACGGCAAGCCGCATCGATGCCGGGGACGAGGCGCGCGGCGCGATCTCGATGCTGAAGGTTCAGGCATCCGAGATGCTTGGCCGGGTCGTCGACCGGGCGGTGCAGATCTATGGTGGCGCCGGCTATTGCCGTGACCTGCCAATCGAACGCTATTACCGGGATGCCCGCATTGCGAGGATCTATGACGGCACCTCGGAGATACACCGCATGGTGATGGCGCGGCAGATGATGAAGGGGGATGTCGGCCTGTTCGACATTTATGAGCAGGCAAGATGA
- a CDS encoding LacI family DNA-binding transcriptional regulator — MTARRQKVRLEDIAKHAGVGLATVDRVLNERGGVSERTVARVLDSARELGTKRILPTGKRRQLSIEAVFARNATAYSERLNQSLAAVNKLVEYPVTIYRTHFDANDPDRLVSHLHAAADRRDGIILFASDLPVIASAVRDLVDRTFIVTISTDIPDSGRHCYVGIDNVNAGRSAAKLSEAICRKGGRVLVVEPGTNARSNLDRITGFCQFFTDRGIGDKLTLLPPPATISEAASNLLASLHEQDDFRVLYGPANNELLETLIESGRHEESVRSMTKIVHDLSPYSIENLRSGLIDMVIDSNPMQQAFGALDFIARQHGYETVTTMANVDFQFYTSENLPRTDIIS; from the coding sequence ATGACGGCGCGTCGGCAAAAGGTGCGCCTTGAAGATATTGCAAAACATGCCGGCGTCGGTCTTGCTACCGTCGATCGTGTGCTGAATGAACGCGGCGGTGTCAGCGAGCGAACCGTGGCCCGTGTCCTCGACAGCGCGCGCGAGCTTGGCACCAAGCGCATTCTGCCAACCGGCAAACGTCGACAGCTTTCGATCGAGGCGGTTTTTGCGCGCAATGCAACAGCCTATTCCGAGCGGTTGAACCAGTCCCTCGCGGCGGTGAATAAACTGGTCGAGTATCCAGTCACCATCTATCGCACGCATTTCGATGCGAATGACCCGGACAGACTCGTCTCACATCTTCATGCCGCAGCGGACCGCCGTGACGGAATCATTCTTTTCGCAAGCGACCTGCCGGTCATAGCCAGCGCGGTCAGGGATCTGGTCGACAGGACATTCATCGTCACCATCAGTACCGACATCCCCGATAGCGGCAGGCACTGCTATGTCGGAATCGACAATGTCAATGCAGGGCGCTCGGCCGCGAAGCTCAGTGAAGCCATATGTCGTAAGGGCGGGCGCGTGCTTGTCGTCGAACCTGGAACGAACGCGCGTTCAAATCTGGACCGTATCACGGGGTTTTGCCAGTTCTTCACCGACCGGGGCATCGGGGACAAGCTGACGTTATTGCCGCCGCCGGCGACGATCTCGGAAGCCGCATCAAATCTGCTGGCATCACTCCATGAGCAGGATGATTTCCGTGTGCTCTACGGCCCGGCCAACAATGAATTGCTCGAGACCCTGATCGAGTCCGGTCGGCACGAAGAATCGGTCAGATCAATGACCAAGATCGTCCATGATCTCAGCCCCTATTCCATAGAGAACCTGCGATCAGGTCTCATTGACATGGTCATTGACTCGAACCCGATGCAACAGGCCTTTGGGGCCCTGGATTTCATCGCCAGACAACATGGATATGAAACCGTAACAACCATGGCGAATGTCGACTTCCAGTTCTATACCTCCGAAAATCTGCCGCGAACCGACATCATTTCGTGA
- a CDS encoding sugar phosphate isomerase/epimerase family protein: MVASPRHLQLDDLCVHQVSLSGQCDFADSLAVLRNAGIARTALWAPMIEACGVAEARRIWDDSGMIAESLCVGCLFEGEAALRQRLELADMFGARTMVMITGGFEDLASAGHGGDIEHARGLLVDQLCVAAQIAAGHRVRLAFEPLHPMVCGFRSVVSSLGEALDILDQLDEGHDIGLAIDAYALWWEHDLQAKLMRAGDRILNYHVSDWLSDTRDLRLDRGMPGDGQIDLRDWRRMIEAAGYLGPVEVEIFSRDRWWKTPPETMVAVVLERMNAAF; encoded by the coding sequence ATGGTAGCCTCGCCTCGCCATCTGCAACTGGATGACCTGTGTGTGCATCAGGTTTCACTTTCAGGACAATGTGATTTTGCCGACTCGTTGGCGGTGCTGCGTAATGCCGGTATTGCCCGGACCGCGCTCTGGGCACCGATGATCGAGGCATGCGGTGTCGCCGAGGCCAGACGGATATGGGATGACAGCGGCATGATCGCCGAATCGCTGTGTGTTGGCTGTCTTTTCGAGGGTGAGGCGGCGCTTCGTCAGCGGCTTGAACTTGCCGACATGTTCGGTGCCAGAACCATGGTGATGATTACCGGCGGGTTTGAGGATCTGGCCTCCGCCGGTCATGGCGGCGACATTGAGCATGCCCGTGGCCTGCTTGTTGACCAACTTTGCGTAGCGGCGCAAATTGCCGCCGGCCACCGGGTCAGGCTGGCCTTTGAACCCCTTCACCCGATGGTATGTGGCTTTCGTTCGGTGGTCTCCAGCCTTGGCGAAGCGCTCGATATTCTCGATCAGCTTGATGAGGGCCACGACATCGGTCTTGCTATCGACGCCTACGCCCTCTGGTGGGAACACGATCTGCAGGCAAAGTTGATGCGTGCCGGTGATCGTATTCTGAACTATCACGTCTCGGACTGGCTTTCCGATACGCGGGACCTCCGGCTTGATCGCGGGATGCCGGGTGACGGGCAGATCGACCTTCGTGACTGGCGCCGGATGATCGAGGCAGCCGGCTATCTCGGCCCGGTCGAAGTCGAGATCTTTTCGCGTGACCGATGGTGGAAGACGCCACCGGAAACGATGGTCGCGGTGGTTCTGGAACGAATGAACGCCGCCTTCTGA
- a CDS encoding acyl CoA:acetate/3-ketoacid CoA transferase produces MTKVQFLTADEAAAMIEDGAVIGLTGGGGGLVEASALHAAVERRFLATGHPRNLTCIHALGIGDRQERGMNRFAHVGMTTRVIGGHWVWSPRMQQMARDNEIEAYVLPGGVIMQLMREVAAGRPGLITHVGLGTFVDPRLDGGRMNEAAKQNLTEIITIDGRDYLRYLPIPVTVALLRGSYADEDGNISLEEEPANLDIYAIAAAAHNSGGKVIFQVRGTVPRHSMKAREVRIPAALVDAIVVDETQRQGYDVVYDAALSGQDRRDDLASPQPAFSTRLVIARRAQRELHDNAVINFGFGIPDQIAKLIDLDGHAGRYFQTIEHGTYGGRLMDGDLFGYAMNPSCMIDGPSQFDFYSGGGLDIAFLGFGEIDATGNVNVSKLGGNTVGPGGFIDIAQNARKVVFCGTFDTGGTRFETGDGTLRVTSHGRIPKLVEKVDQITFSGPQASVQGQHVIYVTERAVFELREDGVHLVEIAPGIDLQADVLDRMGFTPHMESPLSEMNSGLFRE; encoded by the coding sequence ATGACGAAGGTTCAGTTTCTAACCGCGGACGAAGCCGCCGCGATGATCGAGGATGGTGCCGTAATCGGACTGACCGGTGGTGGTGGTGGTCTGGTTGAGGCAAGCGCGCTTCACGCGGCTGTGGAGCGCCGGTTCCTTGCGACGGGACATCCCCGAAATCTGACCTGCATACATGCGCTGGGTATTGGCGACAGGCAGGAACGCGGCATGAACCGGTTTGCGCATGTTGGCATGACCACACGTGTCATTGGGGGCCACTGGGTCTGGTCGCCGCGCATGCAGCAGATGGCGCGGGACAATGAAATTGAGGCCTATGTGCTGCCCGGCGGCGTGATCATGCAATTGATGCGCGAGGTCGCCGCGGGTCGCCCCGGTCTGATCACCCATGTCGGACTTGGCACCTTTGTTGATCCGCGGCTGGATGGCGGACGCATGAATGAGGCCGCAAAGCAGAATCTGACCGAGATCATCACCATCGACGGTCGGGACTATCTGCGCTATCTGCCGATTCCGGTGACGGTGGCGCTTCTTCGCGGCAGTTATGCCGATGAGGATGGTAACATCTCGCTGGAGGAAGAGCCGGCCAATCTCGATATCTACGCGATAGCTGCGGCGGCGCATAACAGTGGTGGCAAGGTTATTTTCCAGGTCCGCGGGACGGTGCCGCGCCACAGTATGAAGGCCCGTGAGGTGCGCATTCCGGCGGCGCTGGTCGATGCCATTGTCGTCGATGAGACACAGCGGCAGGGCTATGACGTTGTCTATGACGCGGCATTGTCCGGGCAGGATCGCCGGGACGATCTGGCGTCGCCGCAGCCGGCATTCTCGACACGCCTTGTCATTGCGCGCCGCGCACAGCGCGAACTCCATGACAATGCGGTGATCAATTTCGGCTTTGGCATTCCTGATCAGATCGCCAAGCTGATCGACCTTGATGGTCATGCAGGGCGCTATTTCCAGACTATCGAGCATGGCACTTATGGCGGCAGGCTCATGGATGGTGATCTGTTCGGCTATGCGATGAACCCGAGCTGCATGATTGATGGCCCCTCGCAATTTGATTTCTATTCGGGTGGTGGGTTGGATATCGCCTTTCTCGGCTTTGGTGAGATAGATGCCACCGGTAATGTCAATGTGTCCAAGCTTGGTGGCAATACGGTCGGCCCTGGTGGGTTTATCGACATCGCCCAGAACGCGCGCAAGGTGGTGTTCTGCGGCACCTTCGATACTGGCGGTACCCGTTTCGAGACGGGTGACGGCACCCTGCGGGTCACGTCGCATGGACGGATTCCCAAGCTGGTTGAAAAAGTCGACCAGATCACCTTTTCTGGCCCGCAGGCCAGCGTGCAGGGCCAGCATGTCATCTATGTCACCGAGCGCGCGGTTTTCGAGTTGCGCGAGGACGGTGTGCATCTTGTCGAGATCGCCCCGGGCATTGACCTGCAGGCGGATGTGCTTGACCGAATGGGATTCACGCCGCACATGGAGTCGCCTCTGTCGGAGATGAACAGTGGCCTGTTTAGGGAATGA
- a CDS encoding SDR family oxidoreductase: MNKPMDIAGQSFIVTGAAKGIGLAISTLFHSLGAQVSGWDLDDSGMKDNPVFADSRIVDVTDPSQTEAGFAASLAALGDIDGIVANAGVNGPTKPLWDYSLAEWQTVMSVDLTGVFLTVQASLDHLRTRQRGRIIIISSIAGKEGNPGAVPYGAAKAGVIGLAKGLARELLPSEITVNCIAPSMAMTSLLDGMSAEYIADKKSRIPMGRLCTPEEIASVAAFIASPACSFTTGQVFDVTGGRATW; the protein is encoded by the coding sequence ATGAACAAACCCATGGACATCGCCGGTCAAAGCTTCATTGTCACCGGTGCCGCCAAGGGCATCGGCCTTGCCATCAGCACGCTGTTCCACAGCCTTGGGGCACAGGTGTCGGGCTGGGATCTCGATGACAGTGGCATGAAGGACAATCCGGTCTTCGCTGACAGTCGGATTGTCGATGTCACTGACCCATCACAGACGGAGGCGGGGTTTGCCGCCAGCCTCGCGGCGCTTGGTGATATCGATGGCATTGTCGCGAATGCCGGGGTGAACGGGCCGACGAAGCCGTTGTGGGACTATTCGCTGGCAGAATGGCAGACGGTGATGTCGGTCGATCTGACCGGTGTGTTCCTGACCGTGCAGGCTTCACTTGACCATCTGAGAACGCGCCAGCGGGGCCGGATCATTATCATCTCCTCGATCGCCGGCAAGGAGGGGAATCCCGGTGCCGTGCCCTATGGCGCGGCAAAGGCCGGCGTAATCGGGCTTGCCAAGGGGCTTGCCCGTGAATTGTTGCCTTCGGAGATTACCGTGAACTGCATCGCGCCCTCGATGGCGATGACCAGCCTGCTGGACGGGATGAGCGCGGAATATATTGCCGACAAGAAGAGTCGGATCCCGATGGGCCGTCTTTGCACGCCCGAGGAGATCGCCAGTGTGGCGGCATTTATCGCTTCCCCGGCCTGTAGCTTCACCACCGGTCAGGTCTTCGATGTCACCGGTGGGCGGGCTACATGGTAG
- a CDS encoding type II 3-dehydroquinate dehydratase, whose amino-acid sequence MVDVLVIFGPNLNMLGTREPEIYGADSMADIMAALADQAVDLGRRIEMMQSNDEGVLVTAIQKARGDAAAILFNLAAYTHTSVALRDALAMFEGPKVEVHLSNNDRREAFRQVSLTAGVSDGSIVGFGADSFRLGLDAVHRLLLRRDSAGAIRQIRGGDIG is encoded by the coding sequence ATGGTTGACGTGCTGGTCATCTTTGGGCCCAACCTGAACATGCTTGGCACACGCGAGCCGGAAATCTATGGCGCGGACAGCATGGCCGATATCATGGCAGCCCTTGCCGATCAGGCCGTGGACCTTGGTCGGAGGATTGAGATGATGCAATCGAATGACGAGGGCGTCCTGGTGACTGCGATCCAGAAGGCGCGCGGTGACGCGGCGGCGATCCTTTTCAACCTGGCGGCCTATACCCATACCTCGGTGGCGCTTCGTGACGCCCTGGCGATGTTTGAAGGTCCTAAGGTCGAGGTGCATCTGTCCAATAATGACCGGCGCGAGGCGTTTCGCCAGGTAAGCCTGACGGCGGGGGTCAGTGACGGCAGCATTGTCGGGTTCGGTGCCGACTCCTTCCGTCTTGGGTTGGACGCCGTGCATCGGCTCCTGCTGCGAAGAGACAGTGCCGGGGCGATCCGGCAGATCCGGGGAGGAGATATCGGATGA
- a CDS encoding 2-keto-4-pentenoate hydratase has protein sequence MDESRKAVLEDLAGMLSASWRDPANKVAVDPRFYPRNRTEAYFVQDRMHDELGQGLAGWKVGATSARMRELDGHDDVIPGRIFASRSYVGPHHNLPIDQFPDARIETEFAFRLTATPHLREAPWTATEMEAMMVLHPALEIIGNRYRLDDASKAENSLMTIADNGGGIGFVFGDPVDDWQAIDFQQHLIALTVAGGAPADNFLGEMRCLPAEAAADLVNHLAVRGHEMRAGDFISTGAASVPQPFSAGDHVRADFGALGVIEVAF, from the coding sequence ATGGATGAATCGCGCAAGGCCGTATTGGAAGATTTGGCGGGGATGCTGTCAGCGTCGTGGCGCGATCCCGCTAACAAGGTGGCGGTTGACCCGCGTTTTTATCCTCGCAACAGGACCGAAGCGTATTTCGTTCAGGATCGCATGCATGACGAACTTGGTCAGGGTTTGGCTGGCTGGAAGGTTGGCGCGACCAGCGCCAGGATGCGCGAGCTTGACGGCCATGACGATGTGATCCCGGGACGGATCTTTGCCTCGCGTAGCTATGTCGGACCACATCACAACCTGCCAATTGACCAGTTTCCAGATGCACGCATCGAGACCGAATTCGCCTTCCGGCTGACCGCAACGCCGCATCTTCGCGAGGCACCCTGGACGGCCACCGAGATGGAAGCCATGATGGTGCTGCACCCAGCGCTGGAGATCATCGGCAACCGCTATCGTCTGGACGACGCCAGCAAGGCTGAAAATTCACTGATGACGATAGCGGACAATGGCGGCGGCATTGGCTTTGTCTTTGGCGATCCTGTGGATGACTGGCAGGCGATCGACTTTCAACAGCATTTGATTGCGCTCACGGTTGCCGGGGGTGCCCCTGCCGACAATTTCCTTGGCGAGATGCGCTGCCTGCCGGCCGAGGCGGCGGCTGATCTCGTCAATCATCTGGCGGTGCGTGGCCACGAAATGCGGGCCGGGGATTTTATCTCCACGGGCGCGGCCTCGGTGCCACAACCCTTTTCAGCTGGCGATCATGTGCGCGCGGATTTCGGTGCGCTTGGCGTCATTGAAGTTGCGTTCTGA
- a CDS encoding MaoC family dehydratase, producing the protein MADFYLDIGDNTSFTKTVSESDVYQFAGITGDFSPNHVNRVYMEKSSYGRLMAHGALLVGFMSTVSTQMIAHSREASETPVSVGYDKIRFLKPVFLGDTITVAYTVTEIDTERRRSTAGIEVTNQDGELVAVASHILQWVPNS; encoded by the coding sequence ATGGCGGATTTCTATCTCGACATTGGCGACAACACCAGCTTCACCAAGACAGTCTCGGAGAGCGATGTCTATCAGTTTGCCGGTATCACCGGCGATTTCTCCCCAAACCACGTCAATCGGGTCTATATGGAGAAATCAAGCTATGGCCGGTTGATGGCGCATGGCGCGCTTCTTGTTGGGTTCATGTCCACGGTCTCGACCCAGATGATCGCGCATAGCCGCGAGGCGTCGGAAACCCCGGTCTCGGTCGGCTATGACAAGATCAGATTTCTGAAGCCGGTCTTTCTCGGCGACACGATCACCGTCGCCTATACCGTCACCGAGATCGATACCGAGCGTCGGCGGTCGACAGCCGGGATCGAGGTCACCAATCAGGATGGTGAGCTTGTCGCCGTCGCCAGTCACATTCTCCAATGGGTACCGAACAGCTGA
- a CDS encoding Gfo/Idh/MocA family protein — MDVFRIGLIGAGSIGTRHIKAIDEVAHIELVAVADPSPAAAALGDARGLGVFADADTMLSKMDVEAVIIATPTERHHADVMTALKHRKTILVEKPIAATMEEADEMTRYAAAQGCQVLVGHQRRYYPCAKMARDIIQSGRIGRLMAVSGQWTTRKDDDYYAPAWRRDLKAGPILTNLIHEIDILRFICGDITSVSAEMTHHDQNFEKEDAVAISLKFANQAVGSFLLSDRTPSPWTWEMALGESVKFPKTGMNAIRFLGTEGALEFPNLVLWRHAERNGNWHHEIGPEVIDAPFIDAYVAQCEHLCAVTRGLETPVIDALNGSRSLDATLAAARAASVGTRINLST, encoded by the coding sequence ATGGATGTTTTCAGGATTGGATTGATTGGGGCCGGGTCGATTGGCACCCGACACATCAAGGCCATTGATGAGGTGGCGCACATCGAGTTGGTGGCCGTTGCCGACCCGTCACCAGCCGCGGCGGCGCTTGGCGACGCGCGCGGTCTCGGGGTTTTCGCCGATGCCGATACCATGTTGTCGAAGATGGATGTCGAGGCGGTCATCATTGCCACCCCGACGGAGCGTCACCACGCCGATGTGATGACGGCCCTCAAACATCGGAAGACGATACTGGTTGAAAAGCCGATTGCCGCTACCATGGAAGAGGCCGACGAGATGACGCGCTATGCCGCGGCGCAGGGATGTCAGGTGCTGGTTGGTCATCAGAGACGATATTATCCCTGTGCGAAGATGGCGCGAGACATCATCCAGAGTGGCCGCATCGGCAGACTGATGGCGGTAAGCGGCCAGTGGACAACGCGCAAGGACGACGACTATTACGCTCCGGCGTGGCGCCGTGATCTCAAGGCTGGCCCGATCCTGACCAACCTGATTCATGAAATCGACATCCTGCGCTTTATCTGCGGCGACATTACCTCGGTGTCCGCTGAGATGACGCACCATGACCAGAATTTCGAGAAAGAGGATGCGGTCGCGATCAGCCTGAAATTTGCCAATCAGGCGGTTGGAAGTTTCCTGCTTTCGGATCGCACCCCGTCACCCTGGACTTGGGAAATGGCGCTTGGAGAGAGTGTGAAATTCCCAAAGACGGGCATGAATGCCATCCGTTTTCTTGGTACCGAGGGCGCGCTGGAATTCCCGAATCTTGTGCTGTGGCGGCATGCCGAGCGCAATGGCAACTGGCACCATGAGATTGGGCCCGAGGTGATCGATGCACCGTTCATCGATGCCTATGTCGCGCAGTGCGAACATCTGTGCGCGGTGACGCGCGGCCTTGAGACACCGGTTATCGACGCCTTGAATGGTAGCCGATCGCTTGATGCGACCCTTGCGGCGGCGCGGGCGGCGAGTGTTGGAACGCGCATCAACCTGTCAACGTGA